AGAGCATCTTTCTGAAAacaacatgtgtgtgttttatgtgtgtatgtgtgtgtgttttatgtgtttatgtgtgtgtgtttatatgtgtgttttcatcagaTGTCTTTGTGCATCCAGTAGATGGGAACTCCTTTGGCATCTCTGTAGGGAGTTTCAGTCAGTGTCTGAAGTATCGGCTCCACAgactgaagaggaggaagaggaggtggaggaggaggtacaGGAGCTGGAGAtgatcctcctccacctcctgctgcctctctgctcctctgagTCACTCCATTCTCCGTCCTTCTTTCCGTTTCTTCGTTGGACGTCCTGGAGAACCTCAGCAGCGTCTCCATGGGAACGAAGGTCGTCATGGCGCCGGCGTTCTGCACCGGCGTGGACAGGACGTATCCCAGGTGGGCGTAGAAGTGCTGCTTGTCGTGGGTGGTGAGGACGAGGCGTCTGAAGCCTCGGTTCTTAGCGTAGCGCTCCGTCTCCTCCATCAGCGTCCGGCCCAAACCCTTCCCTCGCTCCGGCCTGGAGACCACCACCGACTCCACGAACAGACTGCCTCCATGACCCACCACCAGGGACAGACGGGCGTGACCCAGCAGCTTCTCGGACCCCCGGGGACCCCGCAGGAGGACCAGGCAGACCGGGAACTCTGAGCAGGACTTCTGGAGGGCGTGGACCCGGGCTGCCTGGCTCCTCTGCCACTCTGAGTTCACCAGATCTGCACAAGGAACCAGGAGGTCCGGACGCCGGTGGAGGGGAACCACATGGACCTTCTCTAAGGGTTCTACATCCAGCTTCAGTGTTGAGATCTCACAAACATCAGAATCCAGTATTGGGTCTGGAGATGTTTGGTCTTCAGACCTGTGGTGATCAGGGTTTTAGTCAGAATCCATTCAACCAGAAAGAGTTTAAAGGAGCAGCTCTTCTGTTCTGGGGTTAATCTCCAGACTGAGACCTTCTATCGAGGGTTCCAGTTCACATGATGATCATCAAACTGCTGTGGAACAACAACACACCCTCAGAACTTCACTGACTGAATCAAGAACTGCTCATTTTCCAAACTTTCTGTGGAATTCTCTCATTTTCTAAACGTTTTATCGCTaatgtcttaaaaacatttatgaatCCTATACAGACAGGGTTAGGGTgtttagagaatggatggatggatgaacaaaACACCAGAATTTACCAAAACTGattcaaaacacaacaacattgAGTTTAACATCACAGAAAGACgataaataatcacatttataAGTTGGAACCAaacaaacctttagaaaaaTCCCTCAGAGAATCAGAAGCTGATTAAAGTCACATTCTGCTTTTAGAGCACCACAATCACTGAGTTCTACTGTAATAATACATTAATATATGTACTGGTGGTACTCTACCTGGTACAGGTAGCTATAGTTATAGTACTGCAGTAACTAGTACAGGTATATTATATTACAGCATGTGGTGAGCCATGTGTTTTCTTTAGTTAAAATGTTGCTAAGTCCAGGTAAAAGTTCAATAAAATCCTGATAAACTGAACGTTTTTCCTGGTTTGTGCAGCTCTGACATTAGAATGATAAAACAGGTACTTATTTAGTAATTTATTTGGCTTTATTTTGGACCTTTTGATCTCCTCCCTTAGTTTTCTTCCATATAAGGTAATGCTAAACACTGTTAGCTTCATGCTACCCGGCAAAATATTCCTCCGAAGAGGTGAATTCAGCACTGAGACTCTACCAGGAGGAACCGCTGACATGTTTAGTGTCCATTCTAGGACAAAAACCTGTAATTCCTGCTGGTTTCTCGTCATTAAACCTCTAATTCCTCCTCCTTTCTAACTTTACCTACATGTTCAGAGGCAGTATTCGTCCTCCTGGCAGCCGGAAGCGGAAGAACACTGGTGCCGTGTGGCGTCATGTCTGCCCCCTGTGGCTGGGAGTGGTATTAGACATAtcaaaaaatacactaaaaaagACCTGCATGTTATTTACCTGTTTCCTGTTGTTTCCTGTTGTTTACCTGTCGTTTCTGCTCAATATCTTACATGATGGAAGTCCAGCtgtttttttactgaagctccaagaatgacaaagacctgaaatattttaaacaccCAAAGTTTATAGAGATTTAAACAAATCAGAGCA
The window above is part of the Acanthochromis polyacanthus isolate Apoly-LR-REF ecotype Palm Island chromosome 6, KAUST_Apoly_ChrSc, whole genome shotgun sequence genome. Proteins encoded here:
- the naa80 gene encoding N-alpha-acetyltransferase 80; the encoded protein is NPDHHRSEDQTSPDPILDSDVCEISTLKLDVEPLEKVHVVPLHRRPDLLVPCADLVNSEWQRSQAARVHALQKSCSEFPVCLVLLRGPRGSEKLLGHARLSLVVGHGGSLFVESVVVSRPERGKGLGRTLMEETERYAKNRGFRRLVLTTHDKQHFYAHLGYVLSTPVQNAGAMTTFVPMETLLRFSRTSNEETERRTENGVTQRSREAAGGGGGSSPAPVPPPPPPLPPLQSVEPILQTLTETPYRDAKGVPIYWMHKDI